One stretch of Verrucomicrobiota bacterium DNA includes these proteins:
- a CDS encoding PIG-L family deacetylase, translated as MRILCIHAHFDDFEFVASGTFEMWRRKLGNGLRARVIVCTDGKAGHQFRTREETGRLRLQEQLTSAKIGGYEFEQLKLPDGQVPREACLQVTMPLLAALWKAIREFEPDYLFCPPIGADPLAGIHVDHVGVAEAVRQVAYMINVPHAFTPEYPADETASMPCKVPVILNVYDGYMAGANSYDLAVDVEEAFPRICEMTWCHQSQIAEWLPWVGRHNLTPPASQADWSRTLRRRLANRNQELGIRSERAFEVFTVTAWGAVPTFEQLLKDFPGIEAEASNLESLQQRLARWQGK; from the coding sequence ATGAGAATTCTCTGCATCCACGCGCACTTTGACGACTTTGAGTTCGTGGCGTCCGGGACGTTCGAAATGTGGCGACGAAAACTGGGGAATGGGCTGCGGGCACGCGTCATTGTCTGCACCGATGGCAAGGCCGGACATCAGTTTCGCACGCGGGAGGAAACGGGCAGACTCCGACTACAGGAACAACTGACTTCCGCCAAAATCGGCGGATACGAGTTTGAACAACTGAAGTTGCCGGACGGCCAGGTGCCGCGCGAGGCGTGCTTGCAGGTCACGATGCCCTTGCTCGCGGCTTTGTGGAAGGCGATCCGCGAGTTCGAACCGGACTATCTTTTTTGTCCACCCATTGGCGCTGATCCGCTGGCGGGAATTCATGTTGACCATGTCGGCGTGGCGGAAGCGGTGCGGCAGGTGGCTTACATGATCAATGTGCCGCACGCCTTCACGCCGGAGTATCCGGCGGATGAAACGGCTTCGATGCCGTGCAAAGTGCCGGTCATCCTCAACGTTTACGATGGTTACATGGCCGGCGCGAACAGTTACGATCTGGCTGTGGACGTGGAGGAGGCGTTTCCAAGAATCTGCGAGATGACGTGGTGCCATCAATCGCAAATCGCCGAATGGCTGCCGTGGGTTGGCCGACACAATCTGACACCGCCGGCATCGCAGGCTGATTGGTCGCGGACTTTGCGGCGCAGGCTGGCCAACCGGAACCAGGAACTCGGCATCAGGTCCGAACGGGCTTTTGAAGTGTTTACTGTGACGGCGTGGGGCGCGGTGCCGACGTTTGAACAATTGTTGAAGGACTTTCCCGGCATCGAAGCGGAAGCATCCAACCTCGAATCCTTACAGCAACGTCTGGCGCGCTGGCAGGGGAAGTAA
- a CDS encoding phosphoglucomutase/phosphomannomutase family protein yields the protein MNLNTIKFGTSGWRGLIARDFTFDNVRLVTQSIADFLKSEIQNPNSGIFNRKPVVILGHDTRFLGREFSLAAAEVLAAHGLTPLLCERDAPTPVIAHNIRSRQAIGGINMTASHNPAEYQGLKFSTSNGAPATPEVTKQIEANVARLQSQNWSFKASVIGTFQCKTFDPQPAYFKQLRKLVDFSVIKKARLKVAVELMYGTGRGYLDTLLAEAGASVTRFHDEPNPLFGGHHPEPNAEGMAEVSRLVRSGKVQIGLGLDGDADRFGIVDKNGTWLTPNQILALTLYHLKKNRGWTGAVVRTVPTSHQVDAVAELLGVKVHETPVGFKYIGALMESEPIIVGGEESGGLSVKGHVPEKDGILACLLMAELVATEKKSLGQILNQLEKQTGAFHTDRINIPIQPESKATILAKLGAGLDYIGEFKVEKFITTDGFKFLLPNREWVAFRASGTEPLIRCYLEAKSATHLKKLRAACQKLLTA from the coding sequence TTGAACCTCAACACGATCAAATTCGGAACGAGCGGCTGGCGTGGATTGATCGCGCGCGATTTCACTTTTGATAACGTCCGGCTGGTGACTCAGAGCATCGCTGACTTCCTTAAATCCGAAATCCAGAACCCGAATTCCGGCATCTTCAATCGCAAACCCGTCGTCATCCTGGGCCACGACACGCGCTTTCTTGGTCGGGAGTTTTCGCTGGCCGCCGCTGAAGTCCTGGCCGCCCACGGGCTCACTCCCTTGCTCTGCGAGCGCGACGCGCCGACACCGGTGATCGCTCACAACATCCGCAGTCGCCAAGCCATCGGCGGCATCAACATGACCGCCAGCCACAATCCGGCGGAGTATCAAGGTCTGAAATTCTCCACCAGCAATGGCGCTCCTGCGACCCCCGAAGTGACCAAACAGATTGAAGCAAACGTCGCCCGGCTCCAGTCCCAAAACTGGAGCTTCAAGGCATCGGTGATCGGAACATTTCAATGCAAGACCTTTGACCCGCAACCCGCCTACTTCAAACAACTGCGCAAGCTCGTGGATTTCTCCGTCATCAAGAAAGCCCGGCTGAAAGTGGCGGTGGAACTGATGTATGGGACGGGCCGCGGTTATCTCGACACGCTGCTGGCCGAAGCCGGCGCAAGCGTTACGCGCTTTCATGACGAGCCGAATCCGCTTTTTGGCGGTCACCATCCCGAACCCAACGCCGAAGGCATGGCGGAGGTCAGCCGGTTGGTGCGCAGCGGCAAGGTGCAGATCGGGCTGGGACTGGACGGCGACGCCGACCGCTTCGGCATAGTGGACAAGAACGGCACGTGGCTCACGCCTAACCAGATTCTGGCCTTGACGCTCTATCACCTGAAAAAGAATCGCGGTTGGACCGGCGCCGTGGTGCGCACGGTGCCGACCAGTCATCAGGTCGATGCCGTGGCCGAATTGCTCGGCGTGAAAGTGCACGAGACGCCGGTCGGCTTCAAATACATCGGCGCGTTGATGGAAAGCGAACCGATCATCGTCGGCGGTGAGGAATCGGGCGGGCTAAGTGTCAAAGGTCACGTGCCGGAGAAGGACGGCATCCTCGCCTGTTTGCTGATGGCTGAGCTTGTCGCCACCGAAAAAAAATCGCTCGGCCAAATCCTCAACCAGCTTGAAAAGCAGACCGGTGCGTTTCACACGGACCGCATCAACATTCCCATCCAACCCGAGAGCAAGGCGACGATCCTGGCCAAACTTGGCGCAGGTTTGGACTACATTGGGGAATTCAAAGTGGAGAAGTTCATCACGACGGATGGTTTCAAGTTTTTATTGCCCAATCGCGAATGGGTCGCCTTCCGCGCCAGTGGCACCGAACCGCTCATCCGCTGCTACCTCGAGGCGAAGTCGGCAACGCACTTGAAAAAGTTGCGAGCCGCCTGCCAGAAATTGCTGACCGCTTAG
- a CDS encoding NADH-quinone oxidoreductase subunit A, translating to MEQSQLSQYLPVLLLGLVAIAFSFGMLVFSVLVGKRGKREPIKDTAYECGMLPVGEGNTRMSVKFYLVAMLFILFDIEVVFLYPWAVVYKEMLQDAATRNVILGAMVSFLGILFVGYFYALKKRALDWKS from the coding sequence ATGGAACAATCTCAGTTAAGTCAGTACTTGCCGGTGTTGCTTCTCGGCTTGGTGGCCATTGCGTTTTCTTTCGGCATGCTGGTCTTTTCAGTGCTCGTTGGCAAACGCGGCAAGCGTGAGCCGATCAAGGACACAGCCTATGAATGCGGCATGTTGCCCGTTGGCGAGGGCAACACGCGCATGTCGGTCAAGTTTTATTTGGTGGCCATGCTGTTCATCCTCTTCGACATTGAAGTGGTCTTCCTCTATCCGTGGGCCGTCGTTTACAAGGAGATGTTGCAGGACGCCGCGACGCGCAACGTGATTCTCGGCGCGATGGTTTCGTTCCTCGGCATCCTGTTCGTCGGCTACTTCTACGCGCTGAAGAAAAGGGCGCTCGATTGGAAGAGCTGA
- the alr gene encoding alanine racemase, whose product MVGIQTEPVTESGDSLQRGAVEEDAPVKTHRERPHRPAWVEIDLGRLRRNFQIIRQDLPREVQFLSVVKDDAYGHGALQVLNVALAEGAVAVALSTLEEAVSLRDLGIRAPILLLGQRQESELPWCIARKLTCCVNDSEAAISLARLAAAIGHRVPVHLKINTGMNRYGVHWDEAVPVMQQICSQKSLVLEGVMSHFAQSDETDKTYALLQLERFSQVLRAMTERGVSVKYRHLCNSGGFLDLPQAHFDMVRLGIITFGVYPSSVCRRIPGLEPVMTVKARIAAIQQLQPGDHVGYGMRYTAPSPRRIAVLPIGYGDGFPRVRNAGFALLHGCRAPLVGGVAMDAITVDITDIPQAQIWDEAVLMGRQGNEEISVHDVARLKNSVSYDVLAGWRQRLPRIYVNAAQSE is encoded by the coding sequence ATGGTTGGAATACAAACGGAACCGGTGACTGAAAGTGGCGACTCACTTCAACGAGGCGCGGTTGAGGAAGACGCACCGGTGAAAACCCATCGCGAACGACCGCATCGCCCGGCGTGGGTGGAAATCGACCTGGGCCGACTTCGCCGCAATTTTCAAATCATCAGACAGGACTTGCCTCGCGAGGTGCAGTTTCTCTCCGTGGTCAAGGACGACGCCTACGGTCATGGAGCGTTGCAAGTGCTGAACGTCGCGCTGGCGGAAGGAGCGGTGGCGGTGGCGTTGAGCACCTTGGAGGAGGCAGTGAGTCTGCGCGACCTCGGTATCCGTGCGCCGATCCTGTTGCTGGGCCAGCGGCAGGAATCGGAGTTGCCATGGTGTATTGCGCGCAAACTGACCTGCTGTGTGAATGATTCGGAGGCGGCCATCAGTCTCGCGCGGTTGGCTGCGGCCATCGGTCATCGCGTCCCCGTCCATCTCAAGATAAACACGGGCATGAACCGCTATGGCGTCCATTGGGATGAAGCCGTGCCAGTCATGCAACAAATCTGTTCGCAAAAGTCGCTCGTGCTCGAAGGCGTCATGAGTCATTTCGCACAATCGGATGAAACCGATAAGACCTACGCGCTGCTGCAACTGGAGCGGTTTAGTCAGGTTCTGCGCGCCATGACCGAGCGCGGCGTTTCGGTGAAATACCGTCACCTTTGCAACAGCGGCGGTTTTCTCGATCTGCCCCAGGCGCACTTTGACATGGTTCGGCTTGGGATCATTACCTTTGGCGTTTACCCCTCTTCGGTTTGCCGGCGCATCCCCGGCCTCGAGCCTGTGATGACCGTCAAGGCGCGCATCGCGGCCATTCAACAACTCCAGCCCGGCGACCATGTCGGCTACGGCATGCGTTACACCGCACCGTCGCCACGACGCATCGCGGTATTGCCCATCGGCTACGGCGACGGTTTTCCGCGCGTCCGCAATGCGGGGTTCGCATTGCTTCACGGCTGTCGCGCTCCCTTGGTCGGTGGAGTCGCCATGGACGCGATCACGGTGGACATCACCGACATTCCTCAGGCGCAGATCTGGGACGAAGCGGTGCTGATGGGCAGACAGGGCAATGAGGAGATTTCCGTGCACGACGTTGCCCGGTTGAAGAATTCCGTTTCATACGATGTCCTCGCCGGCTGGCGACAGCGCCTCCCGCGAATTTATGTCAACGCGGCCCAGAGCGAATGA
- a CDS encoding phosphoribosylamine--glycine ligase, protein MTRRKGISRKRSFSAMVFGVGSFAHSVAQILNEDGAAVSTYLTRNYGHFPPSLAGRVYTQEAFPNPCALLTREKIDMVVPMSIDWAQATWAGELLRSKIPIFSPTGEAMMIERDRDFARKLCTQVGVPCPKASVARNRLEAEEFLRRHPLPYVIKNPLCSPTSPIHTILCETLEDTRSWLKNIDYAEGVFLQEYMGRAEAGHIALISGGEIYSLVTNQEYKRAFVGDMGVVAGAPLGGLVERDSEDKYGLARQLIHPLLPWFRKVKYHGPIQATAVRRGGEWFPIEYNIRIGVTSGPMILRMLKHPMEIVLNTARNKKLNVEFRERLQFGCSLTLAGYGYPYVQLRGPRLPVEVVEPFDCDVWWNELTRDNDGRFMATGHRIADVIALGTSLNEAIDKAYANIRKIRSLASYYRTDIGQSLWPPGNI, encoded by the coding sequence ATGACGAGACGAAAAGGCATTTCCCGAAAGCGGTCCTTCTCAGCGATGGTCTTCGGCGTTGGCTCGTTTGCGCACAGCGTGGCGCAAATTCTCAACGAGGATGGCGCCGCGGTTTCGACTTATTTGACGCGCAATTACGGGCATTTCCCGCCTTCACTCGCCGGCCGGGTTTACACTCAAGAAGCTTTTCCCAATCCTTGCGCGTTGCTCACGCGTGAAAAAATCGACATGGTGGTGCCGATGTCGATCGATTGGGCGCAAGCAACATGGGCTGGCGAGTTGCTCCGCTCAAAAATTCCAATCTTCAGTCCGACCGGCGAAGCGATGATGATCGAACGTGATCGCGATTTCGCGCGCAAGCTCTGCACGCAGGTTGGTGTGCCTTGTCCGAAAGCTTCGGTGGCGCGCAACCGGCTCGAAGCCGAGGAATTTCTCCGGCGGCATCCGCTGCCATACGTTATCAAGAATCCGTTGTGTTCACCCACCAGCCCCATTCACACGATTCTTTGCGAAACGTTGGAGGACACACGCTCATGGCTCAAGAACATCGACTATGCGGAGGGCGTTTTCTTGCAGGAATACATGGGCCGGGCCGAAGCGGGCCACATCGCGCTTATCAGCGGCGGTGAAATTTATTCGCTCGTCACCAATCAGGAATACAAGCGGGCATTCGTCGGCGACATGGGAGTGGTGGCTGGCGCGCCGCTCGGTGGATTGGTTGAGCGCGACTCCGAGGACAAGTACGGACTGGCGCGGCAGTTGATTCACCCACTGCTGCCCTGGTTTCGCAAAGTGAAATACCACGGGCCGATTCAAGCAACCGCCGTGCGCCGGGGAGGCGAATGGTTTCCCATCGAGTACAATATCCGGATCGGCGTCACCTCCGGCCCGATGATCCTCCGGATGCTGAAGCATCCAATGGAAATCGTCTTGAACACCGCGCGAAACAAGAAGTTGAACGTCGAGTTTCGGGAACGGCTGCAATTTGGTTGTTCATTGACGCTTGCTGGGTACGGTTATCCTTACGTGCAATTGCGAGGCCCGCGCCTGCCGGTGGAAGTCGTCGAGCCATTCGACTGCGACGTTTGGTGGAACGAACTCACGCGCGACAATGACGGACGATTCATGGCCACTGGTCACCGGATTGCCGACGTCATCGCGCTCGGAACTTCGCTCAACGAAGCAATCGACAAGGCTTATGCGAACATCCGGAAGATTCGCAGCCTCGCCAGCTATTACCGGACTGACATTGGTCAAAGCCTTTGGCCGCCGGGAAATATCTAG
- a CDS encoding ABC transporter ATP-binding protein produces MAHHPQLSADDDPTLTAKSRSTWEIVRRVAVYLRPYKLMAFGTFACALLSLAFSFAYPKLTQFVIDEIITNRRSELLAPVMLGLLGAFLLRDLFNSLRIRINNTFEQNVIFDMRREVYAKLQRLPVNYFDQRASGDLMTRVIEDVNSVERVLIDGTEQGTVAVLSVVGVLIILFSTNATLAAVALIPLPILAGGALWYTLTAHRRYRAQRRAASAMNALLMDNLQGVRQIKAFGREPHEDTRFAKRADDLREGTLGVMRVWAMYSPAMSFAAALGSGLVFWVGGRMVLASTMTLGELVGFIFYLALFYEPVARLHGLNQMMQAARAAGERVFDILDTAVERDVAADVRRRSGSVEESNRLLTSDVTLGWRARGEVVYENVGFSYGPEKIVLRNISLHACPGEMIALVGPTGAGKSTLVNLLPAFYEVTSGRITIDDADISGISLDSLRAQISVVSQEAFLFNGTVRENILYGKLDATEAELIAASQAANCHEFISKLPNGYDSRVGERGVKLSVGEKQRVSVARALLKNAPILILDEATASVDTATERLIQEALERLMANRTSFVIAHRLSTIRKADQILVMRHGQIIERGTHDELLRLDGLYAKLARIQNTTFIEESFEKLSMA; encoded by the coding sequence ATGGCGCATCATCCTCAACTCTCTGCCGACGACGATCCTACGCTCACGGCCAAGTCCCGTTCCACCTGGGAAATTGTGCGTCGGGTCGCGGTTTATCTGCGACCCTACAAACTGATGGCCTTCGGCACGTTCGCCTGTGCCCTGCTCTCGCTGGCGTTTTCGTTTGCCTATCCCAAGCTCACCCAATTCGTCATTGACGAGATCATCACGAATCGCCGGAGTGAATTGCTCGCGCCGGTGATGCTCGGGTTGCTCGGCGCATTCCTGCTGCGCGATTTGTTCAACAGCCTCCGCATTCGCATCAACAATACGTTCGAGCAAAATGTCATCTTCGACATGCGACGCGAAGTTTATGCGAAGCTGCAGCGGCTGCCCGTCAATTACTTTGATCAGCGTGCTTCTGGCGACTTGATGACCCGCGTCATCGAGGATGTGAATTCCGTGGAGCGCGTGTTGATTGACGGTACGGAACAGGGCACGGTCGCGGTTCTCAGCGTGGTTGGTGTGTTGATCATTTTGTTCTCGACCAACGCCACACTTGCAGCGGTGGCGTTGATTCCCTTGCCTATTCTTGCCGGCGGCGCGCTTTGGTACACCTTGACAGCGCATCGCCGGTATCGCGCTCAGCGCCGCGCCGCCAGCGCCATGAACGCGTTGCTCATGGACAATCTCCAAGGCGTCCGCCAGATCAAGGCGTTCGGTCGCGAACCGCACGAGGACACGCGCTTTGCCAAACGCGCAGATGATTTGCGGGAAGGAACACTCGGCGTGATGCGCGTCTGGGCGATGTATTCGCCGGCGATGAGTTTCGCCGCCGCCCTGGGTTCGGGACTGGTGTTCTGGGTCGGCGGCAGAATGGTGCTGGCGAGCACGATGACTCTCGGTGAGTTGGTCGGTTTTATTTTTTACCTCGCCCTGTTTTACGAACCGGTTGCCCGGCTGCATGGATTGAACCAGATGATGCAGGCCGCCCGCGCCGCCGGGGAGCGGGTTTTTGATATTTTAGACACGGCCGTGGAAAGAGATGTAGCCGCCGACGTGAGGAGGCGGTCGGGATCAGTCGAAGAGTCAAACCGCCTCCTCACGTCGGACGTTACGCTAGGCTGGCGCGCGCGCGGAGAGGTGGTTTATGAAAACGTCGGGTTCAGTTACGGACCGGAAAAAATTGTGTTGCGAAATATTTCGTTGCACGCGTGCCCCGGCGAAATGATTGCGCTGGTCGGGCCGACGGGCGCGGGAAAATCAACGTTGGTAAATCTCCTCCCCGCGTTTTACGAAGTAACTTCGGGCCGCATCACCATTGATGACGCGGACATCAGCGGCATCTCATTGGACTCACTGCGCGCGCAAATCAGCGTCGTGAGCCAGGAGGCCTTTCTTTTCAACGGCACGGTCCGCGAGAATATTCTTTACGGGAAACTCGACGCCACCGAAGCCGAACTCATCGCAGCTTCACAAGCGGCGAACTGCCACGAATTCATTTCCAAGTTGCCGAACGGTTACGATTCCCGCGTCGGCGAACGCGGTGTAAAACTGAGCGTCGGCGAGAAACAGCGCGTCAGCGTCGCGCGCGCCCTCCTGAAGAACGCGCCAATCCTTATCCTCGACGAGGCGACCGCCAGCGTTGATACGGCCACGGAACGGCTGATTCAGGAAGCCTTGGAACGCTTGATGGCCAACCGCACCAGCTTTGTCATCGCGCATCGTCTCAGCACCATTCGCAAGGCCGACCAGATTCTGGTGATGCGCCACGGGCAGATTATCGAACGCGGCACGCACGATGAACTGCTGCGTCTGGACGGCCTTTACGCCAAGCTGGCGCGCATTCAGAACACGACGTTCATCGAAGAGAGCTTCGAGAAGCTGTCGATGGCTTGA
- a CDS encoding efflux RND transporter periplasmic adaptor subunit: MDPDKLNQLHIQTEAKSRPKSFFWATLLLVILVSGAAVYYAWPKKDEGRRIIGGATNKTATGSAAKMSEAKSTETRSLSKNDSVLTVSGYIVNRERIELSPRFMGVVKWIGVKKGDAVTNGQVVVLLDDAEQKARLHETEGRLANAKVAINKAELDYARVIELAKTKIETKKAEDDARLQLESARAALKETEGSYELAKTYLDWTVIRAPIDGVVLEKLVDPNELVVPQSFGGLRGPSTALIALADPKDLQVEIELNEADLSKIFLNQSCRVSPEAYPDKVYGGHVAEMAPEANRQKGTLQIKVQIHDPDHFLTPELSAKVDFLGGKTNVSEALRK, translated from the coding sequence ATGGACCCTGACAAGCTGAACCAACTGCACATTCAAACGGAAGCCAAGAGCCGGCCGAAAAGTTTTTTCTGGGCGACTCTGCTCCTCGTCATTCTGGTCAGCGGTGCTGCCGTTTACTATGCCTGGCCCAAAAAGGACGAAGGCCGGCGCATCATCGGCGGGGCCACCAACAAGACAGCCACTGGTTCAGCAGCAAAAATGTCAGAAGCGAAATCGACGGAAACCCGAAGCCTCTCCAAAAACGATTCCGTCCTCACGGTCAGCGGTTACATCGTAAACCGCGAACGCATTGAACTGAGTCCGCGTTTCATGGGCGTCGTGAAATGGATCGGCGTCAAGAAAGGCGACGCCGTCACGAACGGGCAGGTGGTTGTGCTGCTGGACGACGCCGAGCAAAAAGCCCGGTTGCACGAAACGGAAGGAAGATTGGCCAACGCAAAGGTCGCCATCAACAAAGCGGAACTGGATTACGCGCGCGTCATCGAACTGGCCAAGACCAAAATCGAAACTAAAAAAGCCGAGGACGATGCACGCTTGCAACTCGAATCCGCCCGCGCCGCGCTGAAGGAAACTGAAGGCAGTTACGAACTGGCCAAGACCTATCTCGATTGGACCGTGATTCGCGCGCCGATTGATGGCGTGGTCCTGGAGAAACTGGTTGATCCCAATGAATTGGTCGTGCCGCAAAGTTTTGGTGGCTTGCGCGGGCCGAGCACCGCCTTGATTGCCTTGGCCGACCCTAAAGATTTACAGGTTGAGATCGAATTGAACGAGGCGGACTTGTCCAAAATTTTCCTGAATCAATCGTGCCGCGTCAGCCCCGAGGCTTATCCCGACAAAGTGTATGGCGGTCATGTGGCCGAAATGGCGCCGGAAGCCAATCGACAGAAAGGGACGTTGCAAATCAAGGTGCAGATTCACGACCCGGACCATTTCCTCACGCCCGAACTGAGCGCGAAGGTGGATTTTCTTGGCGGCAAGACCAACGTCAGCGAAGCGCTGAGGAAGTGA